Proteins from one Chroococcidiopsis sp. CCMEE 29 genomic window:
- a CDS encoding transposase, which translates to MKAIKRVRIVRRSDSDYCQFCIALERNISIEPTGRAVGIDVGLAKFYTTSDSSAVENPRHLRKAEKALNRAQRRVASKFRKPKKKGERLNSQTITTKRVSG; encoded by the coding sequence TTGAAAGCAATCAAGCGAGTCAGAATTGTTCGCCGCAGTGACAGTGATTATTGCCAATTTTGTATTGCGTTAGAAAGAAATATATCAATTGAACCGACAGGTAGAGCAGTAGGAATTGATGTTGGTTTAGCCAAGTTTTATACTACTAGTGATAGTAGCGCAGTTGAGAATCCTAGACACTTAAGAAAGGCTGAAAAAGCCTTAAACAGAGCGCAACGTCGCGTAGCAAGCAAGTTTCGCAAGCCCAAGAAAAAAGGAGAAAGGTTAAACAGTCAAACAATTACAACAAAGCGTGTAAGCGGTTAG
- a CDS encoding alpha/beta hydrolase, with amino-acid sequence MRKFIIRLFIVILVLSGSMGYVFVNHATSASSCTIASLSAQVGNSTLSYSQVGNGRSILLLHGLFASKEQWNTIMCRLSEMGYRAIAPDLPGYGNSNGFTLRDYALENQTTLLNELMEKLGIKSFDLAGSSMGGAIAQLYAQRFPNQVRSLAFIGSPLGIVDWANSVKEAIFQGINPFIPITKEQFALEISLLFFTPPTIPDSVIAEKVNDYITRNRHYQQVWDIINLYDDILCQGVPTQFPTFIIWGKEDKIYDISGANRLQECIAGSQAIQLPKAGHLLLMENADEVASKYVGFLQTARGR; translated from the coding sequence ATGAGAAAGTTCATCATTCGGCTATTTATCGTCATTCTGGTATTAAGCGGGTCAATGGGCTATGTGTTTGTGAATCACGCAACGTCTGCCTCAAGCTGCACGATCGCAAGCCTTTCTGCACAGGTCGGCAACAGTACATTGTCCTACAGCCAGGTGGGGAACGGGCGCTCAATTCTACTGTTGCATGGTTTATTTGCCAGCAAGGAGCAGTGGAACACCATCATGTGTCGGCTGTCTGAGATGGGCTATCGGGCGATTGCCCCAGATTTACCGGGCTATGGCAACAGTAACGGTTTTACTTTGAGGGACTATGCTCTGGAGAACCAAACAACGCTCCTAAATGAGTTGATGGAGAAATTGGGGATTAAGTCTTTTGATCTAGCGGGTAGCTCAATGGGAGGAGCGATCGCTCAACTGTATGCTCAACGTTTCCCAAACCAGGTACGTAGCCTCGCCTTTATCGGTTCACCGTTGGGCATTGTTGATTGGGCAAACAGTGTCAAAGAAGCAATCTTCCAAGGCATTAACCCCTTTATTCCAATTACCAAAGAACAGTTTGCTCTGGAGATCAGCCTGCTTTTCTTCACTCCTCCCACGATTCCTGATTCTGTCATAGCAGAGAAAGTCAACGATTACATTACTCGCAACCGACATTACCAGCAGGTTTGGGACATTATAAATCTCTATGATGACATTCTCTGTCAGGGTGTACCAACTCAATTTCCTACATTCATTATTTGGGGCAAGGAGGACAAGATTTACGACATTAGTGGGGCTAATCGACTGCAGGAGTGTATTGCTGGTAGCCAAGCGATCCAGTTGCCCAAAGCAGGACATCTACTGTTGATGGAAAATGCAGATGAGGTAGCTTCAAAATATGTGGGGTTTTTGCAAACCGCCAGAGGCAGATAG
- a CDS encoding type II toxin-antitoxin system HicA family toxin: protein MPLGPIKRRDLIACLRQLGFDGPFSGKKHQFMSKGVLRVRIPNPHQGDISKGLLATVLIEAGISREEWESI, encoded by the coding sequence GTGCCTCTTGGTCCTATTAAGCGCCGAGATTTAATTGCCTGTTTGCGACAGCTAGGGTTTGATGGTCCGTTTTCAGGCAAGAAACACCAGTTCATGTCTAAAGGCGTGCTGCGAGTACGCATTCCCAACCCGCATCAAGGAGATATCAGCAAAGGTTTACTCGCCACGGTTTTGATAGAAGCAGGTATTAGCCGAGAGGAATGGGAATCAATATGA
- a CDS encoding type II toxin-antitoxin system HicB family antitoxin gives MLTEYIKAAMHRAKYEILDEDSTFIGKIPECQGVWANADTLEACRDELQEVLEEWIILGFQMGHPLPAINGIDLSIKKEEAA, from the coding sequence GAATACATCAAAGCGGCAATGCACCGAGCTAAGTACGAAATCTTAGATGAAGACAGCACCTTTATCGGCAAAATCCCAGAATGCCAAGGAGTGTGGGCGAACGCTGATACTCTGGAAGCTTGTCGAGATGAATTACAAGAGGTGCTAGAGGAATGGATAATCCTCGGGTTTCAGATGGGTCATCCCCTGCCAGCAATAAATGGGATTGACCTTTCTATCAAAAAAGAAGAGGCAGCGTAG